From Vanrija pseudolonga chromosome 1, complete sequence, a single genomic window includes:
- the aldA_1 gene encoding Aldehyde dehydrogenase, with protein sequence MSRFTVSGVSLPSGLFINNEWVQGHGERLQVVNPATEEQIAEIETASREDVDLAVAAARAAFESTWGTWVSGQERGQLLFKLADLVEANIDELAVLERVDGGKPAGWARVDIVDTVACFRYFAGAADKIHGSVVEIDDQRKHAVLRKEPIGVVAQIVPWNYPLLMMAWKVAPALSAGCAIVFKAAEQTPLSTLRFAELVKEAGYPAGAFNLVNGVGAVTGETLSRHLDIDKIAFTGSTATGRRIAVAAAESNLKKVTLELGGKSANIVFAGANLPEAAKWAAFGVYENMGQSCSAGSRVLVQESVYDEFVKLFVAAASAFKVGPTEDEDTFQGPQISKVQFDKILGLIEAGKAAGAKCVLGGARHGTKGYFIQPTVFTDVDMGMRIAQEEIFGPVASIIKFKDEAEAIAIANATEYGLAAAVHTTDYNQVNRVTRRLKAGTVWVNQYVIVSHQIPFGGYKQSGWGRELGMEGLEPYLTTKSVHHYYDEEGFEWPIRLSKL encoded by the exons ATGTCCAGATTCACCGTTTCTGGCGTCAGCCTCCCCTCCGGCCTCTTCATCAACAACGAGTGGGTGCAGGGCCACGGCGAGCGGCTGCAGGTCGTCAACCCCGCGACTGAGGAGCAGATTGccgag ATCGAGACCGCCTCccgcgaggacgtcgacctcgccgtcgctgctgcgcgcgcggcgtttGAGTCGACGTGGGGCACATGGGTCAGCGGGCAGGAGCGTGGCCAGCTGCTGTTCAAactcgccgacctcgtcgaggcgaacattgacgagctggccgtgcttgagcgcgtcgacggcggcaagcctgcgggctgggcgcgcgtcgacaTTGTGGACACGGTGGCGTGTTTCCGCTACtttgccggcgcggccgacaaGATCcacggcagcgtcgtcgagatcgacgacCAGCGCAAGCACGCCGTGCTCCGCAAGGAGCCGAtcggggtcgtcgcgcaGATCGTGCCGTGGAACTACCCGCTCCTCATGATGGCGTGGaaggtcgcgccggcgctgagCGCCGGCTGCGCCATCGTcttcaaggccgccgagcagacgccgctgtcgacgctgcgcttcgccgagctcgtcaaggaggccggataccccgccggcgcgttcaacctcgtcaacggcgtcggcgcggtgaCTGGCGAAACCCTCTCGCGCCACCTCGACATTGACAAG ATCGCCTTCACCGGCTCGACCGCCACGGGCCGCCGCAttgccgtcgcggccgccgagtccAACCTCAAGAAGGTGaccctcgagctgggcggcaaGAGCGCCAACATTGTGTTTGCGGGTGCCAACCtgcccgaggcggccaagtgGGCCGCGTTCGGCGTGTACGAGAACATGG GCCAGTCGTGCAGTGCTGGATCCCGCGTGCTCGTCCAGGAGTCGGTGTACGACGAGTTTGTCAAGctcttcgtcgccgccgcgtcggcgttcAAGGTCGGCcccaccgaggacgaggacacgtTCCAGGGCCCGCAGATCAGCAAGGTCCAGTTTGACAAGatcctcggcctcatcgaggcgggcaaggctgccggcgccaagtgcgtgctcggcggcgcgcgccacggGACCAAGGGCTACTTTATCCAGCCGACCGTCttcaccgacgtcgacatgggcATGCGCATTGCGCAGGAGGAGATCTTTGGCCCCGTCGCTAGCATCATCAAGttcaaggacgaggccgaggcgatcgccatcgccaacgcGACAGAGTacggcctcgccgcggccgtccaCACGACAGACTACAACCAGGTCAACCGCGTCACGCGCCGCCTCAAGGCCGGCACGGTGTGGGTCAACCAGTATGTCATCGTCTCGCACCAGATTCCGTTTGGCGGCTACAAGCAGTCTGGGTggggccgcgagctcggaaTGGAGGGCCTCGAGCCCTACCTCACCACAAAATCAGTGCACCACTACTATGACGAGGAGGGCTTCGAGTGGCCTATCCGCCTGTCCAAGCTCTAG
- the aldA_1 gene encoding Aldehyde dehydrogenase translates to MSRFTVSGVSLPSGLFINNEWVQGHGERLQVVNPATEEQIAEIETASREDVDLAVAAARAAFESTWGTWVSGQERGQLLFKLADLVEANIDELAVLERVDGGKPAGWARVDIVDTVACFRYFAGAADKIHGSVVEIDDQRKHAVLRKEPIGVVAQIVPWNYPLLMMAWKVAPALSAGCAIVFKAAEQTPLSTLRFAELVKEAGYPAGAFNLVNGVGAVTGETLSRHLDIDKVGVGASLDAGADARQIAFTGSTATGRRIAVAAAESNLKKVTLELGGKSANIVFAGANLPEAAKWAAFGVYENMGQSCSAGSRVLVQESVYDEFVKLFVAAASAFKVGPTEDEDTFQGPQISKVQFDKILGLIEAGKAAGAKCVLGGARHGTKGYFIQPTVFTDVDMGMRIAQEEIFGPVASIIKFKDEAEAIAIANATEYGLAAAVHTTDYNQVNRVTRRLKAGTVWVNQYVIVSHQIPFGGYKQSGWGRELGMEGLEPYLTTKSVHHYYDEEGFEWPIRLSKL, encoded by the exons ATGTCCAGATTCACCGTTTCTGGCGTCAGCCTCCCCTCCGGCCTCTTCATCAACAACGAGTGGGTGCAGGGCCACGGCGAGCGGCTGCAGGTCGTCAACCCCGCGACTGAGGAGCAGATTGccgag ATCGAGACCGCCTCccgcgaggacgtcgacctcgccgtcgctgctgcgcgcgcggcgtttGAGTCGACGTGGGGCACATGGGTCAGCGGGCAGGAGCGTGGCCAGCTGCTGTTCAAactcgccgacctcgtcgaggcgaacattgacgagctggccgtgcttgagcgcgtcgacggcggcaagcctgcgggctgggcgcgcgtcgacaTTGTGGACACGGTGGCGTGTTTCCGCTACtttgccggcgcggccgacaaGATCcacggcagcgtcgtcgagatcgacgacCAGCGCAAGCACGCCGTGCTCCGCAAGGAGCCGAtcggggtcgtcgcgcaGATCGTGCCGTGGAACTACCCGCTCCTCATGATGGCGTGGaaggtcgcgccggcgctgagCGCCGGCTGCGCCATCGTcttcaaggccgccgagcagacgccgctgtcgacgctgcgcttcgccgagctcgtcaaggaggccggataccccgccggcgcgttcaacctcgtcaacggcgtcggcgcggtgaCTGGCGAAACCCTCTCGCGCCACCTCGACATTGACAAGGTAGGTGTTGGAGCATCGCTGGATGCaggcgctgacgcccgccaGATCGCCTTCACCGGCTCGACCGCCACGGGCCGCCGCAttgccgtcgcggccgccgagtccAACCTCAAGAAGGTGaccctcgagctgggcggcaaGAGCGCCAACATTGTGTTTGCGGGTGCCAACCtgcccgaggcggccaagtgGGCCGCGTTCGGCGTGTACGAGAACATGG GCCAGTCGTGCAGTGCTGGATCCCGCGTGCTCGTCCAGGAGTCGGTGTACGACGAGTTTGTCAAGctcttcgtcgccgccgcgtcggcgttcAAGGTCGGCcccaccgaggacgaggacacgtTCCAGGGCCCGCAGATCAGCAAGGTCCAGTTTGACAAGatcctcggcctcatcgaggcgggcaaggctgccggcgccaagtgcgtgctcggcggcgcgcgccacggGACCAAGGGCTACTTTATCCAGCCGACCGTCttcaccgacgtcgacatgggcATGCGCATTGCGCAGGAGGAGATCTTTGGCCCCGTCGCTAGCATCATCAAGttcaaggacgaggccgaggcgatcgccatcgccaacgcGACAGAGTacggcctcgccgcggccgtccaCACGACAGACTACAACCAGGTCAACCGCGTCACGCGCCGCCTCAAGGCCGGCACGGTGTGGGTCAACCAGTATGTCATCGTCTCGCACCAGATTCCGTTTGGCGGCTACAAGCAGTCTGGGTggggccgcgagctcggaaTGGAGGGCCTCGAGCCCTACCTCACCACAAAATCAGTGCACCACTACTATGACGAGGAGGGCTTCGAGTGGCCTATCCGCCTGTCCAAGCTCTAG